Genomic segment of Planctomycetota bacterium:
CCGCGCGCTGCGCCAGAAGCTCTCCCAGTCTCCGCCGCGCCTCGGCCGGGTCCGCGGGCCGCGTGCGCTCGAAGTCCTCCGGCGTCATGCCTCCAGCCTCGGGAAACGCAGCCGCTCCAGGTCCCCTTCCTCAAGTCCCGCAAGCCGGCGCAGCGACTCCGAAAGCTTCAGGTACGTCTCTTCGCCCACCGGCTGGAAACCGTGCGCCAGGATCGACTGATTCCGGGCCACGAGGACGGACTTTTTCGGATCGTGCAGACCCAGCTCCTGAAAGCGCCGACCGAGCTCGTCCCCCTGGGCCGCCAGAAACTGGTAGGCGTCCTGTAATGCCAGCTTCACGGAAGCTCCCGTCCGGCCCGCCCGCATCGATTCCGGCAGCGCCTCGAGCGGCACCTCGGAGGTCTTGAGACCATATTTTTCCTCAAGACGGATCTGGGCGGTCGCCTCGATCGCGCGGTAGCAGACGGCCACCGCCTCGTCCACCCGCCCCACCTCGAAGCGCCGCTTGGCGTTGGCCGCCAGATCCCGTACAAAATCCGACGACGGGCGCTCCCGGGAGGCGGCCAGCCGGCACACATGATCCAGGTGCTCTTCGACCTTGCGGCGAACCTCGGCGGCGTTGTGCAGCACTTCGCCGACAAAAGCGGCTTCGCGGAGATACTCCTCCCAGCGCGGAACGGCGTCCGCCGGCCGGAACGCATCCCAATGCGCGTACCCCTCCGCCAAAGCGGCCACGGCTCCCAGGAGTCTTTTGACCACCTGGCTGGCCGTTGTCTTCAGGCTGTCTCGAAGAAGCCGTCCGGCCGCCGCCACGTAGCCGCCGTTGAAAAGCGCCGCCGCGTCCTCGACGGCCTGGTAGCCGAACGCGTCCAGCGGATTGGGACGCGCGTAGAGCCGTTCGGAGCCCGTTTCGACCACTCCGAGGCCGTCCTTCGTGCGCCGATCGCCACCCACGTAGAGAAACTCGGCAGGCCATCGCCGGGCGGCCAGAAGGAGCGCCGCCGACATGACCTTGGTCCCTCCCGTGTAATCGGCCAGCACGCCGGCACGGTTGCTCACCCAGTCGGTCACCTTCGGCGTCAAAGCCCGCAGGTGACGCACCGCATCGGTCAGGTCCTCAGGATCGGGAAGCAGAAGCAGTTCCCAGGAAACGCCCTTCCCGAGAGCGGGCAGGATCTTCTCCTCGACGACACGGCGGCTGCCCGGCGAGACGATGAAAACGACTCGATCCGGAGTTCGCTCCGTTAGAGCGTGCAGAATGGGCTCCGGAGAGGATCCGACCGTGGCGATGTAGAGGACAGGCGGCTTCGACTTCGCGGTCATATCCGGCGTACCTGAAACATTTTGAGATACTCTGCGACCAGGGCGGTCTGAGCCTCACCCTGCGCCGTCGTTTCAACCCGGAGGGGCAGAACTTCGCCGCTGCGCTCGTAGCGCACGAAGATGTGTCCTCGCTCGGCGTCGGCAAGGCGTACCCGGGCGCCCCGGCCCGCTTCCCCATCGAACCGCACATAGCGGACGCAGTCGATCGAGCAGAGCCAGCGCACAAAATTCTCCCAGCCGGCCGGTCTTTCATGCGCGACGCCGGAGAGCCCGTTTTTCTCGGCCGGCGAACGAGGATCGGCCTGGGGCCACACCACGCGGGGACGGCGAGGATGGAGCACAGCATGACAGAGGAGGCTTCCGGCCACGGTGAGGTAGGTGTTTCCGTCCTCGGCCGGGGCCGTCAGAAAACGTAGCTCGGGATTTCCCTTGAGCCATTCCTCGACTTTCTCCGTGGGCCGGGGCTCCTCGTCGATCCACTCGAAGAACTTGCGATTCCGAAGGACGATTTCCTCATTCCATTGAAGAGGCAGACGCGGAATCCGAACGAGCTCGTGGTGCCGCTCGTGGAGGTACACGACTTCCACGCCGGCCAAGGCTCCGAGGAGGGTAAGGAAAGCCGATTCCGGCTTATAGCCGCCGGTCGCCGCCAGAACGATCTGCGCCCCTTTGTCCTCCGATTCCCTGATTCTTCGAAGAAGAATGTCGATCATGCTTTTGAGACCTCGGGAGAACGCTTGCGGCTCCGCGGTGAGGCCGGTGATGATCTGAACCTCGCCCCTGATCCCCAGGTTTTCGTAATGATGCTGGAGAGCCTGGGCGCAGAAGCATCCTTCGGGCGTTTCGGAGCAGAGAAAAAAGAGGGCATCATCGGTGCCGACTTCGAGCCGGTGGAGAGTATGGATCTCAGCGGACGCCGCTGCCGGATCCGCCCTGCGGAGCCAATGGATGACGTCGGCCTCCGGAGGCAAATCCTGACCGTGTTTCCATCCGCCCCAGGGACGGTCATCGCGGTTGGTTAGAAGCGAAGTCCCTACGGTTACAAGAATGTGACGCGGCACGGCTTTTCCTCCCTTAGGACGTTCCCTTCTTTCCCGCTGCCGGGGCGGAAGGGCCCGGCGGGACCCACCGAAAGTTGATATTCCCTCCTTCCTGGCTCGATACCGAGTCGACCAGAACGAAAACGCGCTGTCCGGCAGTCCAGTCCCCCGGCGCATCCTTCGAATTGACGATGAAGCCGATGCGGCCGCTCGCCAGGTGACATACCTTCCAGGTCCCCTTCTTGGGATTCTTCTCACGCAGTTCGACCTCGACTCGATCGCCCCTTTTGAGGGACGGCGCCGGAAGGGAAGGGGCGGACTCACGGCGCGGCGCGGCAGCTGCAGTTTCCGCCGTTCCGATTTGAAACACTCCGTAGCCGGCCGTTTTCTTGGCGCCCAGACCTCGATCTTTGAGCGCTTCCCCGAGCGCCGACCTCAGCCGTGCGCCCAGGGATTCCGCCGGCTCCAGGTCGGACCCGCGGGCCGGAAGAACCGCGGCGCGAAACCTCCACTCCACTCTCGCCGGTACGGAAAGAAAGGGAACGGGATTCGGCCCTTGGTCATCGGTGGACCATCTCTTTCCCTCGGGGTAGTACTCCTTGTAGTGGGGCGTCAGGTAGTCGACCTCGAGCCGGCAGGTCAGAGGAAAAGCGTCGAAGAAGATCACTCGGCCGGCCTTCTCCTGCGTCCCGAAAAGCGTTTCGGCCAACTTCTTGTCCTGAGGATGAACAACCGCCCGGACCGCCCCCTTGATTCCGCTTCCCGGAAGGTACGGAACCCCGTAGAGGGGGTGGAACATGAACCCCGTTTCGAGCGCATGCGGCTCCCCCAGGCGCGAAACCAGCCGGGAGGTCAGAACCGCCGATTCCGAGACCACCGCGGCGCCGAGCGACCTGAGGGATTCAAGCGCCGCATCAAGGCGCCGGTGGATCTCGCGCAGAAGCGACTGGTCGGCAGCTCCGCTTTGCTCGGCCATCTGCCTCAAGAGATTGCCTTTGCTGTTTTTCAGGGTTCTGTCCGGCGGCCGCAGAGGCATCCAGCGCTGAAAAAGAAGCCCCAGGTTGGCCGGCGGACCGGCGCGCCGAACGACCTCCTCCGCCCACCTTTCCACCGGCAGCTGCTGAACCCGGAGGGCATCCGCGGCGTCCCGGGGGACGCAGAGGGCAAGCAACACCGGCGTCTCTTTCGGACGCTCTCTTGGGGCGGGGTCGAAGGATCCATTTCTCACGGGGCCCCTCCTTTCCCCCGCGCCTCCCCGCCCTCCTTCACCCTGGCCCGCACCGCGCGCTTGAGCCAGGCCGCATAGGCCAGCGCCTCCTGGGTGGCCGCGCGATAGATGAAGGAATCCTCGTCCGCCAGCCGTCCGAGAAGGTCATCATTTTTCGACTTCCAGCCGATCTGATCGGCACACCCCTGATGGAGCCACTCCTGCAAGACCTTGTAGGTCCACGTGTGAGGGTCGTCGCTTTTGGCCCTGAGAAACGCAAGCGTCGGCCCCAGCCCCGAGGCCATGATCATGCTGGGGAGCGACTCGACGGTGCTTTTATGTTCCTTCGTCAGGGGCGTCGTCGCCACCTTTCCAAGGACATGCTGAGCCCGACGCTGATCCATCGTCTTCTCGCCGCTCATCGGGCGCCTCCTTTCTCCATGAACTTCAGCCGCACGATTCCGCGTCCCGTCGTGGCGTCCGCCCCCGTCTGCATCCGCGCCCCGTCCAGGTCGGTCCTCAGTTTGTTGAGAATCGCGGCGGCATCCCCCAGACCGTTCGTCTTGCCCCTTCCCCCGAAGGGGTCCGCCGCCGCCAGCGGCACATAGAAGAGCGAATCGCAGGGGACGAACTCGGCCTGAAAGAGAGCGCCGTCGGCAACCGTACCTTTCGTGTCGTCGATCCTCGTATGTGCCTCGACGACGGTCGAGGTCCGGACGAAGTACTGGAAGTCCGTTTCCGGAAGGAGCACGAGGTGGCTCGTGATCCGTTCCGCCCAGTACCCCTCGGCGACGGCGTTCTTCCGAAGCCACTCGGCCACGGCGTCCAGGGCGGAATCGGGTTTCGCCGCGAAGCGGCTTTCTTCCAGAATCACGGCCGCCGGGGAGCTCTCGAGCACCAGGCTGCTTTTCGTGGTGACCCGGGCTCCGCTTTTCTCCGGCTCCGTCAGCTTCCAGTCCCGGACCTCGGCGTCCCTCGCCAGCCGCTCCAGGGCCGGCCGGCTTGTGGCGTACGCGAACGTTCCGCGCAGGCTCCGGATGGGGAACAGGATCAGCTTCGCGTCCCCGAACGCCACGGCGCCGGCGAATTTATCCGCCTCCGCTCCCGTCTCGGGTCCGAAGATCGTTTCCAGGTGCGCTCGGCGGTCCCTGTCCGATTCCTTCCGATAGAGAAGGTCGCGCACACTTCCTTTGATGCCGGCCCCCTGGCCCATGGGGTAACCGGTATGGCGCTCCCTCTGAATGGGCAGATCGATCGCGCCGATGCTGGACCCCGTTCCCCAGTGCACCGGCGTTTCCGCATAAAGAAAAAGCAGCGCCTCACGCTTGAACATAATCCCAACCTCCGACCAACACGATTCCAAATCCTTCCTGAGCTCCGACGTCCGAAACCGATCGGGCGTGGTACTTCTGAACGGGATCGCCCCGCTCCAGCTCGAAGTAGTACACCGCTCCAGCGGGAACCGCGAGACGCAGGGGTTTGGCGCTCCTGGCCGCGATATCCCAGCCGGACACAGGGACCATCGTCGGCAAACGCACGCCGACGAGCCGGGCGCGCACGTCCCCGTCGTCCAGAACCCAGCCGTTTTCTCTCTTGCAGATCCGGGAAGGCTTCCACCCTGCTGTCTGCCCCTCCATGAAGATGGCCGGCGTCACGAACGTCCAGGCGAACCGGCCCTCCCGCATGAAGCCGGCGGGCCAGCGACCTGCCGTGGATTTCTCCCACCGTGCCATGCGCCCCTCTCCGCCGAGGCGAAGAATCCCCTTATCCCGAAGAGGCGCGACACCCTCGCCTTCGACCGCCACCGCAAGACGAACCCGCTTTTCCTCGTTCAGGCGGACCATCCGGAGCGAATAGAGCATTCCCTCTCTTACGGTGCGCGTGCCGCCGAGAGCGATTCCAAAGCGCCTTTCGGTTCCCCAGAGCGCCTCCGCACAGACCGGCTCCCCCGGAATCCCGCCGGAAAGCCAGGCCTCCATGTCCCGTGCGGTCAGATAGACCGGCCCTTCGAGCTTCTCCCCCGTTCCCCGGCCCGCCTCGATTTTCCAAAGCGAGCGGAGCCCCTCCCTGGCCAGCGACGAAGAGAACGGAAGCCGATCCCGGCCCAGCGGAGCCCACCGCCAGACCCTCTCCTGCGAAAATTCGAGATCCGCAGGCGCCGGGAAAAGAAGATCGTTCCCGCGTCGCAGGAACGGCCCTTTGAAGCTCACGCGGAAAGCCGCCTCTCCCGGCCGGCCCCACACCTCGGCGGCCGGCCCTTCCAGCCGCCTGGCGGAGAAGTCCGCTCCGTACGAGGCCATCGCGGCCGTCCGGAGCGCCCCCGCCGTCACCGACGGCAGCGGCGGGAAGATTCCCTCCGCGTAATTTTCGCTCCCGGCTCCGAAAGGACGGGCGTCGCGGAAGAAAAGCACATCCACCGGCTCCAGATCCACCCATCGTTCGCTCATTCGTCACGCTCCCGGGCGAGGAACTCCGCCGCCGCAACGAGACGGACCAACTGGGCGCTCGGCCAAAAGTATTCCTCCGGATAGCCCGACGGGTGCCGGGGCTCCTTGAAGCGTTTCAGGACCGCCTCGAGCGCCGCGGAAACTTCCTGCGCGATCCGCTCCTTCTCTTGGCAAAGGATCTTTCCCTGCGCCTCCTCGGAGGCGCCCCCCGCCATGTAAAGATGCCTCCGCAGAAGCCACAGGATCTGCTCCTGGCGGGCCTCCGGCTCTCTTTCGAGAAGGGGAAGCGACTCCTCCAGGTGGCCCACAAACTTCCGTGAAAGGAAGAACCGGGCGCCGGGAAGCTCCTGGCTGGGTCTTCCACGGAAGACGCCGGCCACGAGGTCCATGACGTCGAGCGCCGCCCAGTGGAAGCAGAGAACCTCCCGATCCCCCGAACGCTTCAGGACCGCCAGGCCCACCGCGTTCTTCTCCGGGGCGGACTTGGCGAGCTCCTCGCACTCCCGCGCCGCCTCGAGGGCCAGGCGCATCGGGCTCTTCGCATGCGCCACGGCGATTCCGGCGCTCAGGGTCGCCTGGGGGCCCAGAAGCCGGTAAAGCTCATGGCGGCCTCTCTCGAAGCGCGCGAAGCCGTTCCGCATACGTGCCCCTGGGATTCCGATCTCGCGATCCCCTTCTTCACGCTCTCCGGCGAACGCATAGCGGATCATGCGCGCGATCCTCGGAAGGGGCTCCAGCGGAAGAAGCGCCAGCACATCGTCTCCGCCGGCATAGACCAGCGCCCCCGGCCCTGCCTTTTCGACGACGTGGGGGATCACATGGCGGGCGAAGTCCCGAAGCGCACGGCTGAGAGCCGCCTGGTACGCGGGGGCGTACGGACGCTTCACGTCTCCGAACGGCAGGTGGCCCATCACCTTCTGGTGAACCACCTCATCGTAGGAGGGGCAGCGTTCCCCCGAGAGCCACTTGCCCATTCCGTCGCCGTCGGCGACCAGAACCGCGTAATAGCGGCGCGGTTCGACAGGAAGGTGAAGCTCCTGCAGAGCCCCCCGCAGCTCGCGCAAGGCCTCTACAAGGTCCCTGCTTCCCTCCTGGCCGTCCGCCGACACGGCATCGAGATACAGCCAGCGGGCGTCCGCGTAAGCCAGATCCTCTAGGATTTGCCAGGAACGCAGCTTCTCGTGCGTATGGTCGGGGATCCAGTATCGCTCCTTATCTTTGTCCACCTGCGACACGGCGGACCGCACCTTTTCCAGCGCGCTCCGCAGCCTGTCCGTGCCGGCCGCACGGCTTTCGAGGGTTTCCGCCAGACGCTCGAACCAGGGCGCCGCCGCCAGCGTGGAGGTGGAAGGGAATCCCTGACCGTGTACCCGGCGGTCGCGGCCGAGCCGACGTTTGACCGTACACACCCCGCACAGCCGATCGACCCGATCCTCGTCCCTTGGATCTTCCCAGACCGCCGAACGCAGGCCGCAGAGATGGCAACGGTGCCTCCCTTCCTCCTCCTCCACCGCCCGCACCCTAGAGGCCTTGACCGAATCGAGCGAGAGACGCGCCAGGTCTACGAGGCTTCCGTACGCCGCCCCCGAATTCAGGAACCGAAAAGCCGCCGATTCCTCCTTGATCTGCTTCAGAAAGGCCGACTCCTTACGCGTCCAGTTCTGAACTTTCCGCCACCAGGACAGAAGCTCCTCTTTGCCCTTTCCCTCCTTGTCCGTGAAAAGACGCTTCCAGGGGACGGCGCTCCAGTACGTCTCGATCGCCGACAGGAGCTGAGCCCTGCCCTGCTCCTTGAGTTCCGCGGCGTACTTTTTCGCTTCTCCTTCGAGAAACTCCTTGACGCCCCCTTCCGCCGCCGCCGCGAGCTTCTCCACCTTCTCGAGAGGGACGACCGCCAGGAACTGGTTCGGCAGCGAAGGAATCCGAAACGCTTCGTCCTCCGGTTCGCAGTCCTTCACTCCCTCTTTCGCGAGCCAGCGGTCCACTTGCGGGTGTCCCCACACGTCGGGGAAGATGACGGCGTCCGGACCCAGCTCGGAGGCCACCGCCAGGAGCGCCCGGGCCAGGAGCTCGGACAGGAAAACCGATCCCGCCCAGAGGTCCGCGCTTTTCCGGGCCGCCGCGATCAACGACTGCACGGGTCCCAGAGCGAAGAAAAAGAGGGCAGGATCGTCCCCTGCGCCCACCAGCGCCGAGGTCAGGCGGGCATGCTCCCAGATCGAGTGATCCGGAATGCGGCTGTCCGCGGGAAGGAGGCTCCAGAGAAGTCCCAGTTCTTCCTTCCGCCCCCCCGAGTGAAACCGCCCGTCCATGAGGTACCGAGGCAGGAGGCGCCAGAGCGCGAGATAGCGCATCCAAAGGTTCGAATACTCCTTCTCGATATGTCCGACGGCTTCCCGTACGGAGGCGGACACCGTTTCCCAGTCGGTGGAAATGAGCGTGTCCTTCCGGCAATCGTGCGGAGCCAGGTCATACGTGCGGCCGGACAAGGGATGGGTGAGCTGGGGATTCTCGCGCCAGCCGACCGCGTACTTCTTGCGATCTTCAAGAGGAAACCGGTCCGCGCCGGCGGCCATGCGGTCCGCCTGCCGGACCGCCTCGGGAATTTGGGGCTCGAGGCCCGCGGCCGTCAGGAGCTCTTTCGCCACGTCTTCATGCGGCGCCGCAAACAGGATCCCTGCCTTTTCCGGAGGATCGTGCAGAAGCGCCGCGATTTTGAGCCGGAGAATACGCTCGTCGGTTATGGCCATGCGACTACGCCTCCGAAGTTCCTGGCGAAGCGATCGACTTCATTCCAGTTGCGCAGATCCATGGGAATCACCGATGGGAATGGGCTTTTGAGGACCGTGAGCACTTCCAGGACTCCCCTGTCTCCCCGCAGGATCCGAAAATGAGCAGGGCTGGCCCAGCGCACGTCCCTCCCGCCGATGGTGGGATGTCCCGCGCGGGGTTTGAGATACGGAAGCCCCCAACTTGGCGATTTATAGCCCCTGAGGGCGATCATGATGTCCCTCCGTGCATTCTCCGCATCGGCGGCACTGCCTCGGCGCACCCGGATCGATGCGCACGCGTGGGGAGCCGGGCAGAGCATCGGAAACGGCGCTTCCCCGGAATGAGCAGGCTGGCCCATGTTGCGCTGGAGATGTTGGATGGTGCCTCTGATCCACTGGGCGAGTCGCTCCGGGTCCTGAGGGAGCGGGTTGCGGTACCGTTCCTCGAGGTCCTCCGGGGCTTCCAGCACCTGCACGTCGAAGGATCCCGCTCCCCGACGCGAGCGCTGTCCCAGCCCGCCCAGCACCGTGGCTAGGCGCAGAATGCAGATGGCTTCTCGGAGACTCTCGCGGGAGCCGTCTATTCGAACACGGTACGTCCGATTCGGAGAAAGCGCCGTCGAGGGTGACTTCCGCTCCGGACTGTGAGGAAGCAACGGATGTTGCCGTGTTTCCTCAGGCGTGACGCCGTCGACCCGAAGCCGAACGCGCGAGGCCCACTCGGTTTTTCCCCAGAGTTCGCTTTCCTTCCTGAAAAGCTCCTTCGGGTTGCCGAAAAAAGGACCGTAGACCGCCCGCGTCCAGAACCGGAGCACGCCGCGGAGCGAGGGAATGCGGAACTCCGCTTCCCCGCGGGGTTCCCGCTCCGCTTTCCCGGGGGGTTCCCGGTGAATGAACGCGGGGGTGACCGTCTTGAATTCAATCGTTGCTTTTCCCATCGACCGCCCTCAGCTCATATCGCCCAAGGCCGAACGAAGCGTTCTTGCCCAGATGAAGCCACTGGCCCGCCACCAACCAGGGGCGCCAGGCCGAAAGCGCCCCCCGCAGTCGGAGGGTCCCGATCACTCCTCCGAGGGACATGCGCGTCTTCTGCC
This window contains:
- a CDS encoding TIGR02710 family CRISPR-associated CARF protein is translated as MTAKSKPPVLYIATVGSSPEPILHALTERTPDRVVFIVSPGSRRVVEEKILPALGKGVSWELLLLPDPEDLTDAVRHLRALTPKVTDWVSNRAGVLADYTGGTKVMSAALLLAARRWPAEFLYVGGDRRTKDGLGVVETGSERLYARPNPLDAFGYQAVEDAAALFNGGYVAAAGRLLRDSLKTTASQVVKRLLGAVAALAEGYAHWDAFRPADAVPRWEEYLREAAFVGEVLHNAAEVRRKVEEHLDHVCRLAASRERPSSDFVRDLAANAKRRFEVGRVDEAVAVCYRAIEATAQIRLEEKYGLKTSEVPLEALPESMRAGRTGASVKLALQDAYQFLAAQGDELGRRFQELGLHDPKKSVLVARNQSILAHGFQPVGEETYLKLSESLRRLAGLEEGDLERLRFPRLEA
- the cmr1 gene encoding type III-B CRISPR module RAMP protein Cmr1; the protein is MGKATIEFKTVTPAFIHREPPGKAEREPRGEAEFRIPSLRGVLRFWTRAVYGPFFGNPKELFRKESELWGKTEWASRVRLRVDGVTPEETRQHPLLPHSPERKSPSTALSPNRTYRVRIDGSRESLREAICILRLATVLGGLGQRSRRGAGSFDVQVLEAPEDLEERYRNPLPQDPERLAQWIRGTIQHLQRNMGQPAHSGEAPFPMLCPAPHACASIRVRRGSAADAENARRDIMIALRGYKSPSWGLPYLKPRAGHPTIGGRDVRWASPAHFRILRGDRGVLEVLTVLKSPFPSVIPMDLRNWNEVDRFARNFGGVVAWP
- the cmr4 gene encoding type III-B CRISPR module RAMP protein Cmr4, encoding MFKREALLFLYAETPVHWGTGSSIGAIDLPIQRERHTGYPMGQGAGIKGSVRDLLYRKESDRDRRAHLETIFGPETGAEADKFAGAVAFGDAKLILFPIRSLRGTFAYATSRPALERLARDAEVRDWKLTEPEKSGARVTTKSSLVLESSPAAVILEESRFAAKPDSALDAVAEWLRKNAVAEGYWAERITSHLVLLPETDFQYFVRTSTVVEAHTRIDDTKGTVADGALFQAEFVPCDSLFYVPLAAADPFGGRGKTNGLGDAAAILNKLRTDLDGARMQTGADATTGRGIVRLKFMEKGGAR
- the cas10 gene encoding type III-B CRISPR-associated protein Cas10/Cmr2 — translated: MAITDERILRLKIAALLHDPPEKAGILFAAPHEDVAKELLTAAGLEPQIPEAVRQADRMAAGADRFPLEDRKKYAVGWRENPQLTHPLSGRTYDLAPHDCRKDTLISTDWETVSASVREAVGHIEKEYSNLWMRYLALWRLLPRYLMDGRFHSGGRKEELGLLWSLLPADSRIPDHSIWEHARLTSALVGAGDDPALFFFALGPVQSLIAAARKSADLWAGSVFLSELLARALLAVASELGPDAVIFPDVWGHPQVDRWLAKEGVKDCEPEDEAFRIPSLPNQFLAVVPLEKVEKLAAAAEGGVKEFLEGEAKKYAAELKEQGRAQLLSAIETYWSAVPWKRLFTDKEGKGKEELLSWWRKVQNWTRKESAFLKQIKEESAAFRFLNSGAAYGSLVDLARLSLDSVKASRVRAVEEEEGRHRCHLCGLRSAVWEDPRDEDRVDRLCGVCTVKRRLGRDRRVHGQGFPSTSTLAAAPWFERLAETLESRAAGTDRLRSALEKVRSAVSQVDKDKERYWIPDHTHEKLRSWQILEDLAYADARWLYLDAVSADGQEGSRDLVEALRELRGALQELHLPVEPRRYYAVLVADGDGMGKWLSGERCPSYDEVVHQKVMGHLPFGDVKRPYAPAYQAALSRALRDFARHVIPHVVEKAGPGALVYAGGDDVLALLPLEPLPRIARMIRYAFAGEREEGDREIGIPGARMRNGFARFERGRHELYRLLGPQATLSAGIAVAHAKSPMRLALEAARECEELAKSAPEKNAVGLAVLKRSGDREVLCFHWAALDVMDLVAGVFRGRPSQELPGARFFLSRKFVGHLEESLPLLEREPEARQEQILWLLRRHLYMAGGASEEAQGKILCQEKERIAQEVSAALEAVLKRFKEPRHPSGYPEEYFWPSAQLVRLVAAAEFLARERDE
- the cmr3 gene encoding type III-B CRISPR module-associated protein Cmr3, encoding MSERWVDLEPVDVLFFRDARPFGAGSENYAEGIFPPLPSVTAGALRTAAMASYGADFSARRLEGPAAEVWGRPGEAAFRVSFKGPFLRRGNDLLFPAPADLEFSQERVWRWAPLGRDRLPFSSSLAREGLRSLWKIEAGRGTGEKLEGPVYLTARDMEAWLSGGIPGEPVCAEALWGTERRFGIALGGTRTVREGMLYSLRMVRLNEEKRVRLAVAVEGEGVAPLRDKGILRLGGEGRMARWEKSTAGRWPAGFMREGRFAWTFVTPAIFMEGQTAGWKPSRICKRENGWVLDDGDVRARLVGVRLPTMVPVSGWDIAARSAKPLRLAVPAGAVYYFELERGDPVQKYHARSVSDVGAQEGFGIVLVGGWDYVQA
- the cmr5 gene encoding type III-B CRISPR module-associated protein Cmr5; this translates as MSGEKTMDQRRAQHVLGKVATTPLTKEHKSTVESLPSMIMASGLGPTLAFLRAKSDDPHTWTYKVLQEWLHQGCADQIGWKSKNDDLLGRLADEDSFIYRAATQEALAYAAWLKRAVRARVKEGGEARGKGGAP
- the cmr6 gene encoding type III-B CRISPR module RAMP protein Cmr6, translated to MLLALCVPRDAADALRVQQLPVERWAEEVVRRAGPPANLGLLFQRWMPLRPPDRTLKNSKGNLLRQMAEQSGAADQSLLREIHRRLDAALESLRSLGAAVVSESAVLTSRLVSRLGEPHALETGFMFHPLYGVPYLPGSGIKGAVRAVVHPQDKKLAETLFGTQEKAGRVIFFDAFPLTCRLEVDYLTPHYKEYYPEGKRWSTDDQGPNPVPFLSVPARVEWRFRAAVLPARGSDLEPAESLGARLRSALGEALKDRGLGAKKTAGYGVFQIGTAETAAAAPRRESAPSLPAPSLKRGDRVEVELREKNPKKGTWKVCHLASGRIGFIVNSKDAPGDWTAGQRVFVLVDSVSSQEGGNINFRWVPPGPSAPAAGKKGTS